One Syntrophobacterales bacterium genomic window carries:
- a CDS encoding desulfoferrodoxin: protein MAERLQVYKCEVCGNIVEVLHGGPGQFVCCNQPMILLKENTVDASLEKHVPVIEMNSDGIKVKVGTVAHPMEEKHYIEWVAIVADGKEYRQFLSPGGTSEVFFPIRAEKVEAREYCNLHGLWKS from the coding sequence ATGGCTGAAAGACTACAGGTGTACAAGTGCGAAGTGTGCGGAAATATCGTTGAAGTCCTTCACGGGGGACCTGGACAGTTTGTCTGCTGTAACCAGCCCATGATATTGTTGAAAGAGAATACAGTCGATGCATCGCTTGAAAAACATGTGCCGGTGATTGAGATGAACAGCGACGGGATTAAGGTCAAAGTAGGAACAGTTGCTCATCCTATGGAAGAGAAGCACTATATCGAATGGGTTGCAATTGTTGCAGACGGTAAAGAATATCGTCAGTTCCTTTCCCCGGGCGGAACCTCTGAAGTGTTTTTTCCGATCAGGGCAGAGAAAGTGGAAGCCCGGGAATATTGTAACCTTCACGGGCTCTGGAAGTCGTAA
- a CDS encoding methyltransferase domain-containing protein, whose amino-acid sequence MDKEEIRKIYSRYAAVYDVIFSQSFLPRIRLGLEKIGIKKGDTIIEVGVGTGLSFPLYPDSCVVAGIDITRKMLIKAKDKKEKRGFDHISLFEMDAENITFADDSFDYAVVPFVVSVVPDLVLMMSEIRRVKKKNGNYCDQPFPEQELGSYEARKTLFSHVSETRVEGGGAD is encoded by the coding sequence ATGGATAAGGAGGAGATTCGAAAAATTTACAGCAGATATGCTGCTGTTTATGACGTGATCTTCTCCCAATCATTCCTGCCGAGAATCAGACTCGGGCTGGAAAAGATAGGCATAAAAAAGGGAGATACGATTATTGAAGTGGGCGTGGGGACAGGTCTGTCGTTTCCCCTGTACCCGGATTCGTGCGTTGTCGCGGGGATCGACATAACCAGGAAAATGCTTATAAAGGCGAAGGATAAGAAGGAAAAGCGTGGTTTTGACCACATATCTCTCTTTGAAATGGACGCAGAAAATATTACCTTCGCTGATGATAGTTTTGATTACGCTGTAGTGCCCTTTGTGGTGAGTGTAGTTCCCGACCTGGTCCTGATGATGTCGGAGATCAGGCGCGTAAAAAAGAAAAACGGCAATTATTGTGATCAACCATTTCCAGAGCAAGAGCTCGGTTCTTACGAAGCTCGAAAGACTCTTTTCTCCCATGTTTCTGAGACTCGGGTGGAAGGCGGCGGTGCCGATTGA